In the Cucurbita pepo subsp. pepo cultivar mu-cu-16 chromosome LG17, ASM280686v2, whole genome shotgun sequence genome, ggggggggggggggggggggggggggggggggggggggggggggggggggggggggggggggggggggggggggggggggggggggggggggggggggggggggggggggggggggggggggggggggggggggggggggggtaaGTACCCCCGTAATGCACCAATCAAACACTTATCATAATAACTCCATAATAGACCCCACAGCAAGGAGGGTAATGCATGTATTGCAGATGATAAATCTAGACAGTACATCCATTTGAATACTCAAGAACGATTTTCAAAAGGAGTTGAAAAGAAACAATACTGGCAAGATTTTCCGATGGCTTCTAGTCCCAAGGATCCAATGTTGTGGCAGCCGTTAACTTCAAGATGTGTTAGTCCTTTACAACCAGCTGCAACTGCATCCAAGCCTATATCGCTCAGGAAATAGCAATCACTTAGAGTGAGATTTTTTAACTTCTTGCAGCCTACTCCAATGGCACGTAGTCCCCTAAATCATAAGAAAAATGTGGGAGggtaaacaaattaataatgcTGAGATCAAGATTCTTCCGGATGCTAGTGCCTCTCATCCATTAATGCACACGTAATTTTGACAAGAATATATCAGGCATAATGTTCGGTGCTCAATGAAGCCGAGGCTGTATTATCATCCCCATCTTAAATCAAGGGGCGATCCCAGAAGCGTAATTCCTTTGCCTTCAACTAGGCAGCAGCTTGCTCAAAAAAAGCTATATCATCACAAAAAATGAGGTCTCTGTGTTGGGAGAAACAATGaatgttctaaaattttctatttaaaagaATCTTACTTGTCGGTAAATTCTTGAAAACTGTATAAAGCCAATAATTCCAGTGAAGGACATAAGGAGCCTACAGCTACCAAAGCTTCATCTGTGACATTTGTACACTGTAGCTTCAAGACTTTCAAAAGTGGGCATCCTTGGGCTACAGAAAGCACTCCTTTGTTGTGGATAATTTCCGAATCTAGTGACATAGACTCCAGATATTTGCAGTGCATACCCACAGCTTCTAATGAGACATCCGTTATTTTGGCACAGGCTGTAATACCAAATGTTTTCAATGATTTCCCACAACCACGTGCTAATTCAACCAAACCAGTATCAGTCAACCCTTCACAAAAACGCAAATTTACATCTTCAAGTTGTTTACAGAATTCCCCAACTGCAGCAACACCTTGGTCCCCAACATAGCAACCCTAGAAAATATCAGAACTTAAATACTTTTCAGAAAGAACATTACATATAGTAACCTTCAGACAAAGAAGCGTGGGTGTAATGCATTGGGGAAACtatgattattataaatagaactTAGAAGCGTCCTGACATAGGaagtcttaaaataaattcagGTTCAGCCAAGCTAGACTTCAGCTAGCAATTCCAGGTGAAGAAAACCCATATCGTTAAAAAATTAGACACAGAAAAACATTCAGCTAATATGTAAAGCCATTATTCACATAAAAGAACTTGTGACGGCAGTACTTGAATAAGAGACGATCATGTATATGCAGGTTGGGCCATCTGCCTTTTCTAAACCCATTTGGATATCTAAAATTCTAAATGACACCATGTAAGGACGGACATGCCACACTAGGCCACCTTCCTACCTTCTGTCACCAATTGGTTAGGCGTCACCCTTCATGGACACCCACAATTAGAAACCAAGAaggtaaaaaacaaaaaagaaagtgcaTGACATGCCTACCACTGGTAATGAGCTTCGAAAAGATAATAACAGAATGCCGTAGATTTGCAACAGTAACAGACCAGGGGCATAATTCTCAATTATatgggtttttttaatataaaaaaggttCATTAAATGTATTGTAGCATATCAAAATTAGGAAactaaacattaaaaattcacGTTTCACTGATTTAGGGAATTTTCTTCCTTGAAATAGGAAACTAAACAAAGAATTACCTGTAGATCCAGCGACTTCAAAAACCTACACTTCTCAGCAAGGGATGTTAAACCCTGACTTGAAATGTTAGAGCACCAAATTAAGCTCAGTTTCTCCAGGTTTGGAAAACCTACGGAGAGAGCAATTAGCCCAGCATCTGACAGATAAGAAGACTCCAGCGCACCTTCAGCCCCAGTATTATCAGTTGCATGGTGTGAGTTAAATGGCAAGCACATGACTTCATTGCGACGTCTTCTTCCCTGCATAGACATTACCAGTAAAATTCTGACAAGATCTTTGAGATGCTTTGATTCAATTTGAACCTTAAAAACTTtagtttcattaaattaaatcctAAACTTGAGCGAGAAGTGGAATTAATATCCGCTTCTCAAAATCAAGCTAAAAGATGACCCAATAACAAATGATATATCATACAAAACTCAACCAACACAATATCCTAAATCCAGACAACTTAGTAGTTATAAGAACATTCAGACCCAGCACGTGGAAACCTTGCTGCAACAAAATCGGCACCtgagaaatagaaaatgcCACATCTATCTGTCTATCTAGAAGATAGTAACTCAACAAACAAAGTTAATTTCATTCAAGTTTAGGGTTTGATTATATggaattaatatttcaaagtcTTTACTCATACAAGTTTAATAGTGAATTTCTCCTCCCTGAATAAGACTTTTTCCTGAGCCCTCAGGTCTAAAAGAACAGTTGACCTAAATCAAATGCGTACAATCGCCTATGTAACATCAAACCACTCTGCCAAtttcctttctccttttccCCTTACCTAAATTCACACCACTGTTTCCCAACAATACTTTTTGATATAGTCATATTCCAGTTCACTCTCCAGAACACTCGATAAGCGAATCAAATACTCCAATTACACATAATACACGCGTAAAATCAAACCAACACACAAAATTCCATTTCTAAACACATCAAACTGAAAATTAGCATCATCCACAAACCTAATTGAATTTCAAGTAGGCAATCGAAGTGAACATTGATGGCTTACTGAATGAAGGGGGAGAGAAATCGCCAGGCGTTCGTCAATGTGGACATTTCTGATATTGACGAAACGGCGAGCAAGGAGCTGAACAAAGAGCTCGGGACTACCAGTTGCGCCAATTCGTAGAGTGGTTCGGCTGAGTCGCTCGAGTTTGAGCCAACGCTTGCAGACGAGAGAACAAGCATCGCGACTCAGCTTGGAGTCAAGGCACCGGAAGATCTCAATGATCAGCTCATCAGGAAGAATGGTATTGATCCAAGCATGGCCTCGCATTGTGTATGAACTCTCAATCTCTTCGCTGATGAAATTTGAAAGCGAAATTCGTTGACATCAGAGATAAAACAGAAACAAACGTCGAGGAGGTAAATCGGAGGAAGGCCTTTATAGTTGGAGGATCGGTGGAGAGGGAAAGGAGTGATTTACCATAATACCCCTTGTCTATGTTGATAACTACCATGCAAGCCAATGTCCACGTGTCTTCGCCTAGTAACTTTCCCTTTCATCCCAGCCCATAGAATTCTcattgaaaattcaattttttatttctttgaaatatttgggatttttattattgcctaaattataaaaacaaaccNattcaatttttttatttctttattaaaaaattataaaagcaaaccttttaattttccctttattaaaaaaataatcttattatttttttaaaaaatggtttaatatttatttttgtttacagTATAAAAGCACGTGGggctaataaaataaaaataaaaataaaagtaaaaataaaaataaaggacGACGAAAATCGTTATTCGTTAAGTAAACCAATAATacatgaaaatattgaaaaatggtGGGAAACGACGTCGCTTTGGTTCTGTCCATGATAGGATCATCAAATTCCTTAAACCAAACAGGCCGATTGTTCTTCCCTCGTCCAGTTCCATCGTTGATTTCGTAAGCATACGCCATACTCGGGAACACTAAAGCaacgtttttctttttcgttgatttgattaaagaaaagaaaatgtgaatGTTTGGTGAAGATTCCGTCAGAATTTTACCTGAAGAATCGAATACGGAAACAGCAGAGAGGAAGGTTTAGAAAAAGTCTCCGAACAATGGTGCTTCTGCTTTGATTCGTTGTGTTTCTGCAAATTCTGAAGGATTCAGAGAGGATCGTTTGAGAAAAAGTTGAGGAAAACGACGGAAGGATCTTGATCTGTGCTAAAGATCATGTCGTTCTCATTCTTCAAGCCGTCGAGGCCTAGAACCCCGCAGGAGGTGGTCAAATCCATTAAGGAAAGCCTCATGGCCCTGGATACCAAGACCGTCGTCGAAGTTAGAGCTCTCGAGAAGGTTAGTCTCGATTCCTCAAATTCGCTCACTATTTGAGCAATTTTTCTTTCGGAAATTCTAGGTTTAAGAGAATTGTTTGATGGAATTGCTTTGTCTATGAATTAGAGGTTAATTGAATATACGAATGATCCTTTGCGTCAGGCCATGGAAGAAGTTGAGAAGAACTTTATAACTATGAGATGTATGCTTATTGGAGATGCGGAGGTTGAGCCCATTGCGGAACAAGTTTCACAGCTAACGCAGGAGATATGTAATGAGTGTGTCATCGATCTTCTAATTCACAAGCTGCCTGTTCTTGGATGGGAAGTAAGTTATTTCCTACATTTCTCACAGTTGATCGCCTGGCAAAACGTTTATCTTAATCAATCTTCagtttgaaaatgtttttcaATGTAGGCAAGAAAGGACCTTGTGAATTGTTGGTCCATATTGTTGAAACAAAAGGTTGGCTCCACTTATTGCTGTGTCAACTACATTGAGAACCATTTTGAGTTGCTAGATTTTCTCGTTGTGTGGTAAGTTTAAGAACATCACTTTCTGTGAGTTAGTTCATATCTGTGTCAAGTCATGATATTAACCTGCGGATTAGCGTGGTTGCGAACATAATCCTTATTTCTTTGACCAATTATACCATTTTGTATAATTGCCAATATGTGTTCGCCGNATAATCCTTATTTCTTTGACCAATTATACCATTTTGTATAATTTCCAATATGTGTTCGCCGTTTCCTTTTTGTACAAGTGCAATGCTACCGTTTGAACTCTGCTTACGCTTATCCGATGCTTGTTACACGCAGCTACGACAACAAGGAAATTGCCGTAAACTGTGGAAATATGTTGAGGGAATGCATCAAATTCCCAACCCTCGCAAAGTAAGAAGCAcgctctctctctttttgctTTCACAATGATCGTCGAGATTTCGGCAATGTGCTAAAGTTGATGCTAATTCAGAATGTATGAATGGCAATACTAAAATGCAGTGAAGCTCCATGATTGGTCTTTGATGACAATATTTTTTGCTCATATTTTGGGCATGCATCTACATTCTGGGAACCTTATGCTTACATATTTGACTATTTTTCTCCTTCAACTTTTGGCATTAACTCATTTAATAATGCATAACCTAATTCATAGGAGCAGCTCTCCTGTTTGTATTTACGTTGCCCCAGCATTCaagattttcttttggattttcatGTTTCTTAAATCCATTTTACTGTGAACCTTACttggaatataaaaataactcTATTGAACATGTGCCCCCATTTTATAATGAAGTACCTTATGGATTTGAACCGAAGATTACGCATGTGACATCTTTTAGAGAATTAACTGTGTAGTTTTCGAAACATTACAAGTTATTGTTATTGTGGCTCTCATTGGTTGACGGGAAACTCTTATAGAGGTTCATTTCTTCACAGTTTCCTTTTGTAGTGATTTCTCAGATACATATTAGAGGCTGCAAGTTTCGAATTGTTCTTCAAGTTTGTGGAGTTACCAATTTTTGACGTCGCATCGGATGCATTTTCTACATTCAAGGTGAGACATAAGTTGCTGGTATTACGTTTTCTTTACACGTAATGCAAAATGCGTTCGATTTGATATCCATAGTGCAAACTTGAAACATGTACATTTCTGGCAGGACCTGCTTACCAAACACGAAAATATAGTTTCCGACTTTTTGAGTGCTCATTATGATGAGGTATGCTGCTTTTCTTTGgataatttttacttttagcCCCTTAATCTCTTTCCTTTGAATGTATTGATCCTCATACTTTCATTTGTTTCATCTCCATTCTTTTGTAACTGTTTGAAACCCAATGTTAGTTAAAAGCAATGAAATCCAAGGACTAGATTTCCAATTCGATCTTTGTAGTGCTGGTTGTAATTAAAATAGCAACAGTTATGATATGGCCTAGAGTCCTGCTTGTCTGGCATCAAAGTATAGAATATATCCCAAATAGCTatttatatatgattttttagaactccatttttgttcatatcatGAGAGATTATTTTCCAGTTCTTTGACAGATATGAAAAACTCCTGACTTCTTCGAATTATGTAACTAGAAGACAGTCATTGAAGGTTCGTTCTCCGAACGGCTCTTTTAATCTCCTTTNCGTGTTTTTCCAATTTGTCCATCAGTTGTTGCTAGTATTATTTTCCATGGATTCTCAACTTTTTTCCATCTTCTTTACTTTTCCGAGCAGGATTCTAGCAAGAACATCCAACTGTCTGCTTTCCACATATTCAAGGTGATGTATTTTGCTCTTATATTGGACTTCCCTTACTCATTACCTTGTTGAAGGATCTATTGCCGTCATGGTTGCCTTTTCTTTGCATCTTGCTGGTTTAGCAACCTGCCGGCTGCAACACCTTTAAAATGGTTCAAAAAGTTCTGTTGGTATGTAGTGGCACCAAACATGGCATGAACTTCAATAGacgtttgaattttgaatttctttgttaATGCTTGGGATCTCAAGGTCTCACTCGCCACATTATGTTCATTGGTCCATTCCCACTAATTTCCTAAGGGTGTGgcaacctctccctagtagacgcattttaaaatcttgaagggaaagcgCAAATAGTACAATattttgctagtggtgggcttggactattacaaatggtatcaaaaccagacaTTGAGAAGTATGCCAGCGAaaacgttgggcccccaaggggggtggattgtgaaatcctacatcggttggagaagagaaagaagcattccttatgagggtgtggaaacctctccccctagtagacacattttaaaacctagaGGAGAAGTCcgaaaagaggacaatatgctAATAGTGGGCTTCCGCTGTTACACCttgctataaaaaaaatcttactcATGGTGATGTGAATGTTTGAGATTTCTTGATATTTGATGACGACTCTAGATTTTAAGAGCAAatggaaatatttaaaacacgAAGACAAATGCAAACCTTTGTGACTTATTATATGGGACAGTATATGATAACTATAATGTGGATCATTTGGTCCTATTATTTTGCAGGTTTTTGTTGCTAATCCTAATAAGCCACGTGAGATCAAGGTTATCGTAGCGAAAAACCACGAAAAGCTTCTGGAATTGCTTCACGATCTTTCTCCTGGGAAAGGTTCTTAGTTTAAGATGGGCAGCATTATATTCTCTCTTCTTAATAGCTTGTAGAACTAGAAACATGGCAGGCTAGTTGAATTCATCGTTGCGTTCGATTTACAGGTGCCGAAGACGAACAGttcgaagaagaaaaggagttgattatcaaagaaatagagagagtTTCACGCTTGCAACATCTTACTGGTTGAAGCCATTGTTCTCCCACGTCGTGCCTTTATCCCCCAAAACTATGGCTCCTGTTGAGTGAGTTTGCATTTAAAATGCAGGAGATGTTTGATTATTTGTGGAAGTACAAGTTATTAATGTATAAATAATTCTCTTTAACAGTGTACTGCGAAACATTGTTGCAAATTGAAGGTGTCTGTAATTATTATTGCGTGGAGGCACTCTTTAGCCCAGAAATTGCTTGGTTAtctctaaaatattaatcattCAACATTCTTCTAAGTCaaatgttttttgttttttgtttttttttctttttaaccgcatttatttttgcaagatCAACACAGGAATTTTCACGATAATTCATGGAGGTTCGAGTTTttccatgatttttttttttcattttttaatatatatatatttgtttgaaagattttttaaaggtttatattttctaatataatttatatttcaatagGTAAAACATCTTAGATCcaattactattatttttaaaaattcaaattttaatattatatactttttatacttaatttgtggacgaaaaatataattgtctaatgaaaaaaaaaattggagattGCCCAACCCATTTAAGGCGAATCCTTGTGAGATTCAATTTTTcgaattaaatgaaaatctcTAATCTATATGCTCTCAACGAGAAATTTTCTTACTTGttcaatttttaatgaatCAAGATAACCATTCGTTTCGGTATAAATAGTCATTATATGTTCTACCTGAGAATAGCTGGTTCTTGGTTCCGGTATAAATAGTGTTCTTCTAGACCTCTTGTCAATTGATTCTGTTGACCTCGAGGGGCTGATTGGAATTGTAATCGTTTGTTGACCTCTTGCCAATTGATTCTGAGTAGCAGCTTTATTGAGATCAGAATTGCGCTCAAAGGCTTCTAATTCGACAAATgtgtcaaaattttgaataaacagAAATTTTTAGAGTCGGTATTTAAAGAAGACCgatcaaatattctttttaaggaATCATTTTGATTGCAAAATCTTACTAGAAGAGAGATGAAAAAAGGCTGAAATTTCAAGGGTAAGAATTCAAAAGAATTGAGCTAAATTATCGTTTTTTCCAATTACAGCACACCATCGAACATCACAAGGGCAGTTCTCAATCTTCACGACAATTAATCATATGAAAATGCTTAATTTACAAacaaggtatatatatatatatatatataactcagTTTAGCTGGACAAATTGAACTAACTTATCAAACTTCATTCAGTCacaataaaaactaaaagccAACATGAAAATGCTTCAGAGTATTATGTaccttcctttctttttctttttctaccaACAATTATTTCAATCAGACATATATGAGTGATGGAAGCTTGAAGTGAGGTACAGAAAACTTTGTCCGCCTAATTGTCTCCCTGTCTCAGCATCCGCAAAATGGTCAGGAACAAGTTCAGGATATCTAGATACAGAGTGACTGCAGCCCATATGTAATCATCATATGTAAAACGCTTGATCAGATTGTCCGTATCATATATAATGTAACCCGAGAAAATTATCGCACCAATTCCACCGTAAACTGCTGTGGAAGTAGGACCAAGAGGGAAGAATGCCTACGATACGAAACAACATAGCATACACTTATGAGTTATGAAGATAATGTTGTTAATGATTCAATCGAAGTTCTGTTAGAACAAATTCCAAGCGAAGGAGGAAGGACAATtggttaagaaaattattatataaaatagttCTGTTTTATAaccatttagtttttgaaaattatgt is a window encoding:
- the LOC111778955 gene encoding LOW QUALITY PROTEIN: F-box/LRR-repeat protein 4-like (The sequence of the model RefSeq protein was modified relative to this genomic sequence to represent the inferred CDS: inserted 1 base in 1 codon; deleted 2 bases in 1 codon) produces the protein MVVINIDKGYYGKSLLSLSTDPPTIKAFLRFTSSTFVSFISDVNEFRFQISSAKRLRXSYTMRGHAWINTILPDELIIEIFRCLDSKLSRDACSLVCKRWLKLERLSRTTLRIGATGSPELFVQLLARRFVNIRNVHIDERLAISLPLHSGRRRRNEVMCLPFNSHHATDNTGAEGALESSYLSDAGLIALSVGFPNLEKLSLIWCSNISSQGLTSLAEKCRFLKSLDLQGCYVGDQGVAAVGEFCKQLEDVNLRFCEGLTDTGLVELARGCGKSLKTFGITACAKITDVSLEAVGMHCKYLESMSLDSEIIHNKGVLSVAQGCPLLKVLKLQCTNVTDEALVAVGSLCPSLELLALYSFQEFTDKGLRAIGVGCKKLKNLTLSDCYFLSDIGLDAVAAGCKGLTHLEVNGCHNIGSLGLEAIGKSCHQLTELALLYCQKIVNSGLLGIGQSCKFLQALHLVDCSRIGDEAICGIAKGCRNLKKLHIRRCYEIGDAGIVAIGENCKFLTDLSLRFCDRVGDEGLIAIGKGCSLQQLNVSGCHRIGDAGLVAIARGCPQLSYLDVSVLENLGDMAMAELGEGCPLLKDIVLSHCHQITDAGLMHLVKRCTMLESCQMVYCPGITAAGVATVVSSCPSVKKILVEKWKVSERTKRRAGSVISYLCVDL
- the LOC111779315 gene encoding calcium-binding protein 39-like, with translation MSFSFFKPSRPRTPQEVVKSIKESLMALDTKTVVEVRALEKAMEEVEKNFITMRCMLIGDAEVEPIAEQVSQLTQEICNECVIDLLIHKLPVLGWEARKDLVNCWSILLKQKVGSTYCCVNYIENHFELLDFLVVCYDNKEIAVNCGNMLRECIKFPTLAKYILEAASFELFFKFVELPIFDVASDAFSTFKDLLTKHENIVSDFLSAHYDEFFDRYEKLLTSSNYVTRRQSLKVRSPNGSFNLLXVFFQFVHQLLLQDSSKNIQLSAFHIFKVFVANPNKPREIKVIVAKNHEKLLELLHDLSPGKGAEDEQFEEEKELIIKEIERVSRLQHLTG